In a genomic window of Telopea speciosissima isolate NSW1024214 ecotype Mountain lineage chromosome 5, Tspe_v1, whole genome shotgun sequence:
- the LOC122663292 gene encoding uncharacterized protein LOC122663292, with product MFSFLFNRVPIGTTFRRDSTAQLGFLLQNPSSLKYISSKALRNQNPFVVSYLIRSCGFSPAAAISASKKVDFESSDKPDSVLALFRNHGFTEAQISSIIRKCPLLLVTSPTKNLLPKLEFFLSMGVPSPDIAKILSKDPNFMRSSLENKIIPAFNFFKSSVGTVEKFVICLSWATRFIRFDIQKMARNIAILRENGVPESNIVSILTYRPGTVTPKNDRFKQIVEEIKQMGFDLSKSFFVTTLHVLTSVKKSTWEQKLEAYRKWGFSENEILMVFRRYPWIMIISEKKIMSHMDFFVNKMGWERAVLISYPQLLGHSLEKRILPRCSVYKY from the coding sequence ATGTTTAGTTTCCTCTTCAATAGAGTCCCAATAGGGACAACTTTTAGAAGAGATTCAACTGCACAGCTgggttttcttctgcaaaaccCTTCATCTCTCAAATACATCTCCTCAAAAGCCTTAAGAAATCAGAACCCTTTCGTGGTCTCTTACCTCATCCGCTCATGTGGGTTCTCACCAGCAGCTGCCATCTCTGCATCCAAGAAAGTTGATTTTGAATCCTCGGATAAACCCGACTCGGTTCTTGCCCTCTTTAGAAACCATGGATTCACAGAAGCCCAGATTTCCAGTATCATTAGAAAGTGTCCATTATTGCTCGTTACCAGTCCTACAAAGAACCTTCTCCCTAAACTTGAGTTCTTCCTTTCGATGGGCGTTCCGAGCCCTGACATTGCCAAAATCCTCTCCAAAGATCCAAATTTTATGCGCTCTAGcttagaaaataaaatcatccCTGCTTTTAATTTCTTCAAGAGTTCAGTAGGGACTGTAGAGAAATTTGTGATTTGTCTAAGCTGGGCAACTCGTTTCATCAGGTTTGATATACAGAAAATGGCTCGAAATATTGCAATCTTGAGAGAAAATGGAGTACCGGAGTCTAATATCGTGAGTATACTAACCTACCGTCCCGGCACTGTGACACCTAAAAATGACCGGTTCAAACAGATAGTTGAGGAGATTAAGCAAATGGGTTTCGACCTCTCAAAATCTTTTTTTGTAACTACTCTCCATGTGTTAACATCAGTGAAAAAATCAACATGGGAGCAGAAGTTGGAGGCTTATCGAAAGTGGGGTTTTTCTGAGAATGAGATTCTCATGGTATTTAGGAGGTACCCTTGGATTATGATTATTTctgagaagaagataatgagcCATATGGATTTCTTTGTTAACAAAATGGGTTGGGAACGAGCTGTTCTCATTTCGTACCCGCAACTTCTTGGGCATAGCTTGGAGAAGAGGATTCTTCCAAGGTGTTCAGTTTACAAGTACTGA